A stretch of the Actinomyces faecalis genome encodes the following:
- the holA gene encoding DNA polymerase III subunit delta codes for MAASRSPRGRKAPAGPAWNEVGLAPIILIRAGEEVLADRAVARVLSLARQKDPTTEVVRLEAATYESHQLDALVSPSLFGEPRLVHVPSLEQMSDALLTDLLAYASHADPDVVVLLRHNGGQRGKKLLDTLASSPYPVVTIEAVKSPRDKAALVTADVRAAGRRIETEAVGALVDALGSDLRELLSAVDQLVADVEGTITVEAVNTYYAGRFEATGFTVADAAAAGNVAKAVTALRHAIATGTEPVPLVAALAMKIRQLARVAASGGRQMSPRDLGMAPWQVDRARRELAGWSDDALAYAIQAVARADAEVKGASRDPVHAVERAVLAICNARRGRIPRPRH; via the coding sequence ATGGCAGCTTCACGGTCCCCACGCGGGCGCAAGGCACCGGCCGGCCCGGCCTGGAACGAGGTCGGCCTGGCACCGATCATCCTCATCCGCGCCGGTGAGGAGGTCCTGGCAGACCGCGCCGTGGCCCGCGTGCTCTCCCTGGCCCGCCAGAAGGACCCGACGACGGAGGTCGTGCGCCTGGAGGCCGCCACCTACGAGTCCCACCAGCTTGACGCCCTCGTCTCCCCCTCCCTCTTTGGCGAGCCCAGGCTCGTCCACGTCCCCTCCCTGGAGCAGATGAGTGACGCCCTGCTCACCGACCTGCTCGCCTACGCCTCCCACGCCGACCCCGACGTCGTCGTCCTCCTGCGTCACAACGGTGGGCAGCGCGGCAAGAAGCTGCTGGACACCCTGGCCTCCTCGCCCTACCCGGTGGTCACCATCGAGGCCGTCAAGTCCCCCAGGGACAAGGCGGCCCTCGTGACTGCGGACGTGCGCGCGGCCGGGCGCCGTATCGAGACCGAGGCCGTGGGAGCGCTTGTCGACGCGCTGGGCAGCGACCTGCGCGAGCTGCTCTCCGCCGTCGACCAGCTCGTGGCGGACGTTGAGGGCACCATCACGGTGGAAGCCGTCAACACCTACTACGCCGGGCGCTTCGAGGCCACCGGCTTCACCGTTGCCGACGCCGCAGCCGCTGGCAACGTGGCCAAGGCCGTCACCGCTCTGCGTCACGCCATCGCCACCGGCACCGAGCCCGTCCCGCTCGTGGCGGCCCTGGCAATGAAGATCCGCCAGCTGGCGCGCGTTGCCGCCTCCGGGGGACGGCAGATGAGCCCCAGGGACCTGGGGATGGCTCCCTGGCAGGTGGACCGCGCCCGCCGCGAGCTCGCCGGCTGGTCCGACGACGCCCTGGCCTACGCCATCCAGGCCGTGGCCCGCGCCGACGCCGAGGTCAAGGGAGCCTCACGCGACCCGGTCCACGCCGTCGAGCGGGCCGTCCTGGCCATCTGCAACGCTCGCCGCGGACGCATCCCGCGCCCGCGCCACTAA
- a CDS encoding DUF1846 domain-containing protein — MRIGFDREKYLRMQSEHIAERRTQFGGKLYLEFGGKLIDDMHASRVLPGFTPDNKIVMLAELADEVEIIVAVSAKDLARRKVRADLGTGYEEEVLRHIDAFRGYGLYVGSVVVTQWTDDNRQAKSFKRKLERLGIKVYRHFPIPGYPNDVARIVSEHGYGRNEYIETERDLVVVTAPGPGSGKMATCLSQMYHDHARGQASGYAKFETFPIWNLALDHPVNIAYEAATADLDDVNMIDPFHLAAHGVQTVNYNRDVEIFPVLSRLFEEILGSSPYQSPTDMGVNMAGHCISDDEACREASEQEVIRRYYKALVAEKREMADPVQSERIALLMSKLGIDREDRPVVPPTLRLARSSKAPAAAIELPNGTIELGKTSELLGCCSAMLLNALKRLAGIDTEVDLLAKESIAPIQALKTRHLGSRNPRLHTDEVLIALAVSANGDDNAARALAQLDSLRGCDVHTSTILGSVDEGIFRQLGIQVTNEPVFATKSLYRKR; from the coding sequence ATGCGAATCGGATTTGACCGCGAGAAGTACCTGCGGATGCAGTCAGAGCACATCGCTGAGCGTCGCACACAGTTCGGCGGCAAGCTCTACCTGGAGTTCGGCGGCAAGCTCATCGACGACATGCACGCCTCGCGCGTCCTGCCCGGCTTCACCCCGGACAACAAGATCGTCATGCTCGCCGAGCTGGCGGACGAGGTCGAGATCATCGTGGCGGTCTCCGCCAAGGACCTGGCCCGCCGCAAGGTCCGTGCGGACCTGGGCACGGGGTACGAGGAGGAGGTCCTGCGCCACATCGACGCCTTCCGCGGTTACGGGCTGTACGTGGGCAGCGTCGTCGTCACCCAGTGGACGGACGACAACCGTCAGGCCAAGTCCTTCAAGCGCAAGCTCGAGCGCCTGGGCATCAAGGTCTACCGCCACTTCCCGATTCCTGGCTACCCCAACGACGTCGCCAGGATCGTCTCCGAGCACGGCTACGGACGCAACGAGTACATCGAGACCGAGCGCGACCTCGTCGTCGTCACCGCGCCTGGTCCTGGCTCAGGCAAGATGGCCACCTGCCTGTCCCAGATGTACCACGACCACGCTCGCGGGCAGGCCTCGGGCTACGCCAAGTTCGAGACCTTCCCGATCTGGAACCTGGCGCTGGACCACCCGGTCAACATCGCCTACGAGGCCGCTACCGCGGACCTGGACGACGTCAACATGATCGATCCCTTCCACCTGGCCGCCCACGGGGTCCAGACGGTCAATTACAACCGCGACGTCGAGATCTTCCCGGTCCTGTCCCGGCTGTTCGAGGAGATCCTGGGGTCCTCTCCCTACCAGTCCCCCACGGACATGGGCGTCAACATGGCCGGCCACTGCATCAGTGACGACGAGGCCTGCCGTGAGGCCTCCGAGCAGGAGGTCATCCGTCGCTACTACAAGGCGCTGGTGGCCGAGAAGCGGGAGATGGCCGACCCGGTCCAGTCCGAGCGCATCGCTCTGCTCATGTCCAAGCTCGGCATCGACCGCGAGGACCGGCCGGTGGTCCCGCCCACGCTCAGGCTCGCCAGGTCCTCCAAGGCGCCGGCTGCGGCTATTGAGCTGCCGAACGGCACGATCGAGCTGGGCAAGACCAGTGAGCTGCTGGGCTGCTGCTCGGCGATGCTGCTCAACGCGCTCAAGCGTCTGGCAGGGATCGACACGGAGGTGGATCTGCTGGCCAAGGAGTCGATTGCGCCTATCCAGGCGCTCAAGACCCGGCACCTGGGCTCACGCAACCCGCGTCTGCACACTGACGAGGTGCTCATCGCCCTGGCCGTGAGCGCCAACGGGGATGACAACGCTGCCAGGGCCCTGGCTCAGCTGGACTCGCTGCGTGGCTGCGACGTGCACACCTCGACGATCCTGGGCTCGGTGGATGAGGGCATCTTCCGCCAGCTGGGGATCCAGGTGACCAACGAGCCGGTCTTCGCGACCAAGTCCCTGTACCGCAAGCGCTGA
- a CDS encoding YbjN domain-containing protein — translation MAKVLEDDGLKDGYDDDADQTVVMAEHNVDLERGAADEQVALAVYCAMATALRFFEYLTTEIFPEEWKVFEAEQAEGEALGE, via the coding sequence GTGGCCAAGGTCCTGGAGGATGACGGGCTCAAGGACGGCTATGACGACGATGCTGACCAGACGGTGGTCATGGCTGAGCACAACGTAGACCTCGAGCGTGGTGCCGCTGACGAGCAGGTCGCCTTGGCGGTGTACTGCGCCATGGCAACGGCTCTGAGGTTCTTCGAGTACCTGACCACCGAGATCTTCCCCGAGGAGTGGAAGGTCTTTGAGGCCGAGCAGGCCGAGGGCGAGGCGCTGGGCGAGTGA